From the Stigmatella erecta genome, one window contains:
- a CDS encoding type I polyketide synthase, translated as MSETKPELNRQEVLAKALAEIKQLRVKAQAAEREKREPIAIVGMACRFPGGADSPEAFWRLLRDGVDATSQVPKERWDAEQLYDEDPEAPGKLYVRRGGFLEGVDRFDAGLFGISAREAAAVDPQHRMFWELCWEALERAGRAPLGLSGSAAGVYVGISNHEYPPGGVEPTEADPLMIGGNATSFIAGRLSYMLGLRGPSVALDTACSSSLVAVHLACQSLRSRETDFALAGGVNLILSPHGTLLLCKARALAPDGRCKAFDASADGYGRGEGGGVVVLERLSDALARRAPILAVIRGSAVNQDGHRSGLTVPNPAAQTELIRAALANAGVRPSDVQCVEAHGTGTALGDPIEMRALGEVYAEGRALEHPLWVGSVKTNLGHLESAAGIAGLLKTVLALRHRQLPPHLHFVRPNPDIPWHALPLQVNGALRPWERDGGRRVAGVSSFGGSGTNAHVVLEEAPDAPASPAVSGEDRAQVLTLSAKQEEALCALAARYEAHLAENPTLSLAELCFTANTGRAHLPHRLAVVGRSASELRALLQGAVQGREVTGVVSGVVRGEARPKVAFLFTGQGSQYVGMGRGLYQTQPVFRRALDRCAELFGPWLSQPLLSVMHAEEAGTESLLNETGFTQPALFSLGYALAELWRSLGVEPVAVLGHSVGELAAACVAGVLSLEDAVTLVAERAKRMQALPPGGAMFAVACGEEAVRAVLATWGPDASIAALNGPEETVLSGEERAVTGVADALKSQGIQAKRLPVSHAFHSARMEPLLEDFERAVSKLRFQAPQLKLVSGLTGKLDGGAATGASYWRRQLREPVRFSDGVMALAQLGVDTFIELGPSPTLSSLARTCLPEGPHRWLPSLQSRRDDAATFLGSVARLYASGAGIRWEGLFPDGLRRLELPTYPFQRQRYWMQGRAPAAPAQRVRQGHPLLGIRTETQNGPVFETEVRASDLAVLRDFRVFGTIIVSGVVQVSFAILAGAEVLGGQGQAQMSDLVFFEPFTLDEEAPARVRLLLVNPEAGQARFELHSALTSHGGPPEWRRHCAGTLCMSDEDGVQAGEALVLDGIRARCTTELSAEAFYQSYWADADQWFGPSFKGLTRVWGGDGELLAEIEPTETGLAEPEAAGLVGRVLTEACAAEACAQSMKVLFPKESEFASRAYLGVGMQRSRGAFPSVGGKRFGHARMRPSAPGETRLFADVRLFDADGRVITTYEGLSYAPIQSEVLQRLAARPKRARASGPDRAQLLSAARPERSRLLETYLLRQLEALHGAPVPGLEPDASLGEFGFDSIQFTELRGWIRKDLGVELPAEQLTAAANPRAIAAALAVRLAPEPAAAAPVSVSAPVQAREWIARWDRPPADEARLRLFCFPFAGGGASTYRGWGKALPRGVEVCIIQLPGRENRYSEPPVEQLSVMLDTLEREMAPLLDLPFAFFGTSMGGLLAFELARRTRARRGVSPVRLFTAASYAPHRGPSAPLAELIRTGVHGADPALLRRFKVVPDALFASPDMLKVVLPPLYADLRLVRSYQYDDEPPLACPITALCGTQDPMMTRDNAASWSHHTVADFTLRMIPGEHLFVRTAQEAVLEVVREELSRHLAQLERGVAKVAS; from the coding sequence ATGAGCGAAACCAAGCCTGAGCTGAACCGTCAAGAGGTGTTGGCGAAGGCGCTCGCGGAGATCAAACAACTCCGGGTGAAGGCGCAGGCGGCCGAGCGCGAGAAGCGCGAGCCGATTGCCATCGTCGGGATGGCCTGCCGCTTCCCAGGGGGGGCCGACTCGCCAGAAGCGTTCTGGCGCCTCTTGCGTGACGGCGTCGATGCCACGTCGCAGGTGCCGAAGGAGCGCTGGGACGCGGAACAGCTCTACGACGAGGACCCCGAGGCGCCCGGCAAACTCTACGTGCGCCGCGGAGGCTTTCTCGAAGGCGTGGACCGCTTCGACGCCGGGCTGTTCGGCATCTCGGCGCGAGAGGCTGCCGCCGTGGACCCGCAGCACCGGATGTTCTGGGAGCTGTGCTGGGAGGCACTCGAGAGAGCGGGCCGTGCGCCGCTCGGGCTCTCAGGCAGCGCGGCCGGCGTCTACGTCGGCATCAGCAACCACGAGTACCCGCCGGGCGGTGTGGAGCCCACCGAGGCGGACCCGCTGATGATTGGCGGCAACGCCACGAGCTTCATCGCGGGCCGGCTCTCGTACATGCTGGGGTTGCGCGGGCCCAGCGTGGCCCTGGATACCGCGTGCTCGTCGTCGCTCGTCGCGGTTCACCTGGCTTGTCAGAGTTTGCGCTCGCGAGAGACGGACTTCGCGCTCGCGGGTGGGGTAAACCTCATCCTGTCGCCCCACGGGACTTTGCTCCTGTGCAAGGCACGGGCGCTCGCGCCAGACGGGCGGTGCAAGGCGTTCGATGCGTCCGCGGATGGGTATGGGCGAGGGGAAGGCGGTGGCGTCGTCGTGCTCGAGCGGTTGTCGGACGCGCTCGCACGGCGTGCCCCCATCCTCGCCGTTATCCGTGGCTCGGCAGTCAACCAGGACGGCCACCGCAGCGGGCTCACGGTCCCCAACCCGGCGGCGCAGACGGAGCTCATCCGCGCCGCGCTCGCCAACGCAGGCGTGCGCCCTTCGGACGTCCAGTGCGTCGAGGCACACGGGACCGGCACCGCACTCGGAGACCCCATCGAGATGCGAGCGCTCGGGGAGGTCTACGCCGAAGGGCGTGCCCTGGAGCACCCGCTGTGGGTCGGCTCTGTCAAGACGAACCTCGGGCACCTCGAGTCCGCCGCGGGCATCGCGGGGCTGCTCAAGACGGTGCTCGCGCTGCGCCACAGGCAATTGCCGCCGCACCTCCACTTCGTGCGGCCGAACCCGGACATTCCCTGGCACGCGCTCCCTCTTCAGGTGAACGGCGCCCTGAGGCCCTGGGAGCGCGACGGAGGACGGCGTGTTGCCGGCGTGAGTTCCTTCGGCGGAAGCGGAACCAATGCGCACGTGGTGCTCGAGGAGGCGCCGGACGCGCCAGCCAGCCCCGCGGTGTCTGGAGAGGATCGCGCGCAGGTGCTCACGCTCTCGGCGAAGCAGGAGGAAGCGCTCTGTGCGCTCGCCGCCAGGTACGAGGCGCACCTGGCGGAGAACCCCACGCTCTCCCTGGCGGAACTCTGCTTCACCGCGAATACCGGACGCGCGCACTTGCCGCACCGGCTCGCGGTGGTGGGACGGAGTGCGTCCGAGCTGCGCGCGCTGCTCCAGGGCGCCGTGCAGGGCCGGGAGGTAACGGGCGTCGTCTCGGGCGTGGTGCGCGGCGAGGCGCGGCCCAAGGTGGCATTCCTCTTCACCGGCCAGGGCTCGCAGTACGTGGGGATGGGGCGGGGCCTGTATCAGACCCAGCCGGTTTTCCGCCGCGCCCTGGATCGCTGCGCGGAGCTGTTTGGACCGTGGCTGAGCCAGCCGCTCCTCTCCGTCATGCATGCGGAGGAGGCCGGTACGGAAAGCCTCCTGAACGAGACCGGGTTCACGCAGCCCGCGCTCTTCTCCCTCGGGTACGCGCTCGCGGAGCTCTGGCGCTCGCTCGGCGTCGAGCCGGTCGCGGTGCTGGGGCACAGCGTCGGCGAGCTGGCGGCAGCGTGCGTCGCGGGAGTGCTGTCCCTTGAGGACGCGGTGACGCTCGTGGCCGAGCGCGCGAAGCGGATGCAGGCGCTGCCCCCGGGCGGCGCGATGTTCGCCGTGGCGTGCGGTGAGGAAGCGGTGCGGGCCGTGCTCGCCACGTGGGGGCCAGACGCCAGCATCGCCGCGCTCAACGGGCCTGAGGAGACCGTCCTGTCCGGGGAGGAGCGGGCGGTGACCGGCGTGGCCGACGCGCTGAAGTCGCAGGGCATCCAGGCCAAGCGGCTCCCCGTGTCGCACGCGTTTCACTCGGCGCGGATGGAGCCCCTCCTCGAGGACTTCGAGCGGGCGGTCTCGAAGCTTCGGTTCCAGGCGCCCCAGCTGAAGCTGGTCTCCGGGCTGACGGGGAAGCTCGATGGTGGAGCGGCCACGGGAGCGTCCTACTGGCGCAGGCAGCTGCGCGAGCCCGTGCGCTTCTCGGACGGCGTGATGGCGCTGGCCCAGCTCGGTGTGGACACGTTCATCGAGCTGGGACCATCCCCCACGCTGTCCTCACTCGCGCGTACCTGCCTTCCCGAAGGACCGCACCGCTGGCTCCCTTCACTCCAGAGCAGGCGCGACGACGCGGCGACGTTCCTCGGCAGCGTGGCACGGCTCTACGCGAGCGGTGCCGGCATCCGCTGGGAGGGACTCTTCCCGGACGGGCTGAGGCGGCTCGAGCTGCCGACGTACCCGTTCCAGCGGCAGCGCTACTGGATGCAAGGCCGGGCTCCGGCGGCGCCGGCCCAGCGCGTCCGGCAGGGGCACCCGCTCCTGGGTATCCGCACCGAGACGCAAAACGGCCCGGTGTTCGAAACCGAGGTGCGCGCCTCGGACCTCGCCGTGCTGCGCGACTTCCGTGTGTTCGGGACCATCATCGTCAGCGGCGTGGTGCAGGTCTCCTTCGCCATCCTCGCCGGGGCCGAGGTGCTGGGCGGACAGGGACAGGCGCAGATGTCGGATCTTGTCTTCTTCGAGCCGTTCACGCTCGACGAGGAGGCTCCGGCGCGCGTCCGCCTCCTGCTGGTGAACCCGGAAGCGGGACAGGCGCGCTTCGAACTCCACAGCGCGCTCACGTCGCACGGGGGCCCGCCGGAGTGGAGGCGCCACTGCGCGGGCACGCTGTGCATGAGTGACGAGGATGGGGTGCAGGCCGGCGAAGCGCTGGTGCTGGACGGCATCCGCGCCCGCTGCACCACCGAGCTCTCGGCCGAAGCGTTCTACCAGTCCTATTGGGCGGACGCGGACCAGTGGTTCGGCCCGAGCTTCAAGGGGCTGACGCGAGTGTGGGGGGGTGACGGCGAGCTGCTTGCCGAAATCGAACCGACGGAAACGGGTCTCGCCGAGCCCGAAGCGGCGGGGCTCGTCGGCCGCGTGCTGACGGAGGCTTGCGCGGCGGAGGCTTGCGCGCAGTCGATGAAGGTCTTGTTCCCGAAGGAGTCCGAGTTCGCCTCGCGCGCCTACCTGGGGGTGGGCATGCAGCGCTCGCGCGGAGCCTTCCCGTCCGTGGGTGGGAAGCGCTTCGGTCACGCGCGCATGCGCCCGTCAGCTCCTGGGGAGACGCGGCTCTTCGCGGATGTGCGGCTCTTCGATGCGGACGGCCGGGTCATCACGACATACGAGGGTCTGAGCTACGCGCCCATCCAGTCCGAAGTGCTCCAGAGACTGGCGGCGCGTCCGAAGCGAGCGCGCGCCAGCGGGCCGGACCGCGCGCAACTGCTCTCGGCCGCGAGGCCGGAGCGCTCGCGCCTGTTGGAGACGTACCTCTTGCGTCAGCTGGAGGCGCTCCACGGAGCGCCCGTGCCTGGACTCGAGCCAGACGCATCGCTGGGGGAATTTGGCTTCGACTCCATCCAGTTCACCGAGCTCCGGGGGTGGATACGCAAGGATCTCGGCGTGGAGCTGCCCGCGGAGCAGCTCACGGCGGCCGCCAACCCGCGTGCCATCGCCGCGGCGCTCGCAGTGCGGCTGGCACCGGAGCCTGCTGCGGCCGCACCCGTGAGTGTCTCTGCTCCCGTGCAAGCCAGGGAGTGGATTGCCCGGTGGGATCGCCCACCGGCGGACGAGGCGCGCCTGCGCCTGTTCTGCTTCCCGTTCGCCGGAGGCGGAGCGTCCACCTACCGTGGGTGGGGCAAGGCGCTGCCGCGTGGGGTGGAGGTGTGCATCATCCAGCTCCCTGGGCGCGAGAACCGGTACAGCGAGCCGCCCGTGGAGCAGCTCTCCGTGATGCTCGACACCCTGGAGCGAGAGATGGCTCCGCTGCTGGACCTGCCCTTCGCGTTCTTCGGCACGAGCATGGGCGGCCTCCTCGCATTCGAGCTCGCGCGGCGGACCCGCGCACGCCGGGGCGTGTCGCCGGTACGGCTGTTCACCGCGGCATCGTACGCGCCGCACCGGGGGCCGTCCGCGCCGCTCGCGGAGCTGATTCGCACGGGGGTGCACGGCGCGGACCCGGCGCTCCTGCGACGCTTCAAGGTTGTCCCGGATGCGTTGTTCGCTTCTCCGGATATGCTCAAGGTGGTGCTGCCGCCGCTCTACGCGGACCTGAGGCTCGTGCGCAGCTATCAGTACGACGATGAGCCGCCGCTCGCCTGTCCCATCACGGCCCTGTGCGGCACGCAGGACCCGATGATGACCCGCGACAACGCCGCCAGCTGGTCGCATCACACCGTGGCCGACTTCACCTTGAGGATGATTCCGGGCGAGCACCTGTTCGTGCGGACTGCGCAGGAGGCGGTGCTCGAAGTGGTCCGCGAAGAGCTCTCGCGGCACCTGGCGCAGCTCGAGCGGGGTGTGGCGAAGGTGGCTTCGTGA
- a CDS encoding zinc-binding dehydrogenase has product MSQSAKAWFLYAADAASTGKQAELVYGDLPLPDPGPRDVLVEPLYGSWEGNMGHCVQRKPIDVARFRGEERVVIGNAGVVRVLSMGNEVRGWKEGQCALILPDSALDPWGYPTKAFAYDMAGTTGFLSTRMVLPASDLVPLPEKTRHSYAQWAGFSARYTTAWSNWRLAFGTYRLMVPHERNPSPNVWGWGGGTTLAELDLARRHGCTTVMLSASDERLELIRQSGVTALDRRRFGDLYYDELRAGTDGAYRRAYQQAEAAFVREVEERTGKRMVQIFVDYIGTPFFRATRRVLSREGVITTAGWKEGMATSFMRATECIERHQYIHTHMCTREEVLAAIEYGEREGWMPTVDARIHAFDEVPALSQKFLEGNVGFFPVFAVNPE; this is encoded by the coding sequence GTGAGCCAGAGCGCAAAGGCGTGGTTCCTCTACGCAGCAGACGCGGCGAGCACGGGCAAGCAGGCCGAGCTCGTCTACGGTGACCTCCCGCTGCCGGACCCCGGCCCGCGCGACGTGCTCGTCGAGCCGCTCTACGGCTCCTGGGAGGGCAATATGGGCCACTGCGTCCAGCGCAAGCCCATCGACGTCGCCCGGTTCCGTGGTGAAGAGCGTGTCGTCATCGGCAACGCGGGCGTCGTGCGCGTGCTGAGCATGGGCAACGAGGTGCGGGGCTGGAAGGAGGGGCAGTGCGCGCTCATCCTCCCCGACTCGGCGCTGGATCCCTGGGGCTACCCGACGAAGGCGTTCGCGTACGACATGGCGGGGACGACGGGCTTTCTGTCCACGCGCATGGTGCTTCCGGCGAGCGACCTCGTGCCGCTGCCCGAGAAGACACGGCACTCTTACGCCCAGTGGGCCGGGTTCTCCGCGCGCTACACCACGGCGTGGTCCAACTGGCGGCTGGCGTTCGGGACGTACCGGCTGATGGTGCCCCACGAGCGCAACCCCTCGCCAAACGTCTGGGGCTGGGGCGGGGGGACCACGCTCGCGGAGCTGGATCTCGCGCGCAGGCACGGCTGCACCACGGTGATGCTCTCGGCGTCGGACGAGCGGCTCGAACTCATCCGTCAGAGCGGCGTCACCGCGCTCGACCGGCGCCGGTTCGGCGACCTCTATTACGACGAGCTGCGCGCAGGGACCGACGGCGCCTACCGCCGAGCGTACCAACAGGCGGAGGCCGCATTCGTCCGCGAGGTGGAGGAGCGTACCGGCAAGCGGATGGTGCAGATATTCGTCGACTACATCGGCACGCCGTTCTTCCGTGCCACGCGCCGGGTGCTCTCGCGCGAGGGCGTCATCACCACCGCCGGCTGGAAGGAGGGCATGGCCACCTCCTTCATGCGCGCCACCGAGTGCATCGAGCGCCACCAGTACATCCACACGCACATGTGCACGCGCGAGGAGGTCCTCGCGGCCATCGAATACGGCGAGCGAGAGGGCTGGATGCCCACCGTCGACGCGCGGATTCACGCTTTCGATGAGGTGCCTGCGCTGTCCCAGAAATTTCTCGAGGGCAACGTCGGGTTCTTCCCGGTGTTTGCGGTGAACCCGGAATGA